A genomic window from Methanobacterium sp. BRmetb2 includes:
- a CDS encoding glycosyl transferase produces MKILQVTPFFKPSWEAGGPPRLAYDVSRSLIKRGHEVTVYTTDGFKYRLDVEKNQPVDVDGIETYYFRNISNYLTRKMNFLTPYYLPMVARKEIKKFDVIHIHEHRTLLAVVVHYYAHKYNIPYVLQPRGSAPLLGKDKQKILFDKLYGDNIVHDADKIIFTSPMEAERTIKTFPFIRKEQETFTPNAIDIDYFKELPEKGTFRMKYSVSEDDKIILYLGRLNKIKGLDTLVKAFKSMQKDINNLKLVLVGPDDGYKNELLTLIGELELESDVIMTGTLDGNDKLSAYVDGDVFVLPSSYESFGNVIFESLLCSTPVIVSRNCGSADIIDTASCGLTFKYGDVKDLRDKMDYLISNPIKGKEMIGNGQEYVKENLTHEKIISHIEEIYHSVIKK; encoded by the coding sequence ATGAAAATATTACAGGTAACCCCATTTTTCAAGCCTTCCTGGGAAGCTGGAGGCCCGCCGAGGCTAGCATATGATGTTTCCAGATCCCTCATTAAAAGAGGTCATGAAGTTACGGTTTACACCACTGATGGTTTCAAGTACCGGTTGGATGTGGAAAAAAACCAGCCTGTGGATGTGGATGGTATTGAAACTTACTATTTTCGCAATATCTCCAATTACTTAACCCGGAAAATGAATTTTTTGACCCCCTATTATTTACCTATGGTGGCCCGCAAGGAAATTAAAAAATTTGATGTTATCCACATACACGAACACCGCACACTGCTGGCTGTTGTAGTCCATTACTATGCCCATAAATATAATATTCCATACGTACTGCAGCCTAGGGGTTCGGCTCCACTTCTGGGTAAGGATAAGCAGAAAATTTTATTTGACAAGCTGTATGGAGATAATATTGTCCACGATGCCGACAAGATAATTTTCACATCCCCTATGGAAGCTGAAAGAACAATAAAAACATTTCCCTTTATTAGAAAGGAACAGGAAACCTTCACCCCCAACGCCATAGATATAGACTATTTCAAGGAATTACCTGAAAAAGGTACTTTCAGGATGAAATACTCCGTGTCAGAAGATGATAAAATAATTTTATACCTGGGCCGTTTGAATAAGATCAAAGGATTAGATACTCTTGTTAAAGCATTTAAATCCATGCAAAAAGATATTAATAACTTAAAATTGGTCCTGGTAGGGCCGGATGATGGTTATAAGAACGAATTATTAACCTTGATAGGGGAACTGGAACTTGAAAGTGATGTTATTATGACTGGCACCCTGGATGGAAATGATAAGCTTAGCGCCTATGTTGACGGGGATGTATTTGTTTTACCCTCCAGTTACGAGTCATTTGGTAATGTAATATTTGAATCACTACTGTGCAGCACCCCGGTAATTGTTTCAAGAAACTGTGGTTCTGCTGACATCATAGATACTGCCTCATGTGGATTAACATTTAAATATGGTGATGTTAAGGATCTAAGAGATAAGATGGATTATTTAATAAGTAATCCAATTAAAGGTAAGGAAATGATAGGTAATGGTCAAGAATATGTTAAAGAAAATTTGACCCATGAAAAGATTATCTCCCATATAGAGGAAATATACCACAGCGTGATTAAAAAGTAG